AACAATGCATCCTCTTTCAGACTCCAGAATCCTCTCCGTctactccaccctgcctgcacgCTCTTCTTCCCCTGTTACACTGCCCGCTGCTGTCACTTTGAGCCCAAATACTTAAATCCCTGTACCTCCTTCACCTGGATTCCTTGCATCCACAGTCTCACCTGCTTCCCTTTTATGAACATACATGTATTCTGTCTCACCGTCACAGACCTTCACTCTTTGTCAGTAGAAATGGAGCACACGGTTTCTCAGCTTAATGTGGACGTACCTCAGAGTCTGAACAATTACTGTTGAAACTGCAGGAAGGATGAGTTACAACGGTCTCTTAGCTCAGTTTCATTTAAAGCTTTTTACTTAGACTGAATTTTATGCTTGCTTAATGAACCTGGCCTTCCCGTTTTCTTATCCATGGAACATCCGCCCAAATATTTACCTATGTTGTCTTTCTCTTTGCACGAGACGGAGTAGCAGCAGATCTCTCGATCCTGAATGGCAGAAAGGTTCCTGCAAAAGGAGGGCGGGAAGAAAGACAGTGAGCAGGTTACATCAGTAAATCACAAGCAGATTTATATGGGCAGTAACCTGCTGAACCTGGTACCCCCTCTTTAATCACACGCTTTCTGTGTTTAGGCAACGCAAAGACCAGAGCCGATCTGATCCGAGTGGCTCTTAGCTTCAGGCAAACACACGTTCAAACAATGATTCTATCAACACACCATTATTcccattatcattattataagttgtttttttttccactaaaGTATAGtttaagagaaacaaatgaGGGCAATACTACGTACTTGCTATATGGGAGTTAAGAGAGTAGGCTGCAGCCAATCATCAGCACGAGTGCACACCTTCATAAAAGAAGATATTTTGGTAGTTTGGAGCATTCTGGTGTCCACGATGCCAGGTGGGAACGACATTAGCAATCAATGTGGAAAGGGTTATAATACTATTTTCAAACACTTTGGCGTTAAACATCATACAGTGAGTAAGATTATTTTCAAGGGgaaaacatttaaaggggaGCTATTATGGCAtcaaatacctattttaaacagggttgaatgtcttaaaaacaagcttttcattgtttttgctaaataaattagaaattcagcctctgagccatgtctttatcttcccattctctaacctcattatctatgagggattctgagtgggcggggcggctatgataatgaggctctgtgctgattggctgcctgaatgacgcgtagaaaatggtggaagctccggccggcggagttgttgttgttgatccAGCCAGAGtaagttgtgggcgtggtttcacgaaTCGCTCCcttcactgacgtgcacctcccgaaaattgtaactatgcggcaacgcagaccacacgcagaccgagagggctgtgactggtttgcttggtagcaacacatttccggtttccggtttgaagcagtcgtgaactttccgcgctcttttcttcgtttatgtgtgactttttttgttttgttttttttgcacaatagttgtccttatctctttgattcactgtgaccggaaaaagtcagataaaccattcaggaaaagatcgctaactagcggtcgcggggggtactgcaccgcgacgaaatggagagacgaagaagtccgaagggttcacgactgcgtcacggtgacggcgtgtgctctacattggtttgacgcagaacggtaattcaggcttaagggtCATGACATTACTGACTCGTACAGACTTATGACCCGGTGCTTCGGTTTGATCTATAATGAAAGTTTACATCTTCACAGAAGCACGCCCACTGCGAGGCATGGAGCTGGAGAGGTGATGGTTTGaggtagagggctgcattgggattgggtcccaCTGGGTCCCGCGGGTCCCAACGCAAATCTCGCGGGATCGGGCGGTTTGAATTTTTctgcgggcgggagcgggcggacaaaaaaaaaaaaaacactgcgggatcgggatgtagtctagcgacaagatggaaatcaatgacgtggaaaagaacctcaaacaaggtctttacaaaacaaagacaaagcaaggccagttagatatttggagaaactgcgtttagtgtctgtgggcgCATGTTGGAAGAGAGAAGGGATtgggaccgcagtcggtcagcagcattctcttcctccacagcaatgtaatggccaagcgattcatttgttaaattacagtaattcgtttcattcattaacattgtgtattttatgttatttattagtgttatttgagccactcacaaccTACTCTCATTGCTGTAACCACAATCACATAAATGATGTGTGCGCAAAAggcgagttttgcgggagcgggcgggggggagtgtaacacacacgTTGTGAGCGAGGGCGGTAAtgatcagaaatgcagcgggagcgggatgaagaaaacagtcccgcgcagggctctaGTTTGAGGTTCATTAACAGCCAGAGGACCTGGACACATGGCAGTAATTGAGTCTTCCATGGATTCTACtgtgtattattatatatacacatacacacatcattattattactgtattgTCGAGGTGAGGGTGAAGCCATGACAACGCGAGGTGTACCAGTGAATATAGGACTGAACGGCTGAAAAACAAAGGACTTGAGGTTCTGGAGTGGCTTCCTCGAAGCCCAAACCCAACTGAACCTTAAGAAAGCTGTGCGTGCCCAAGAATGTTACTGGACTGAAACAATGCTGTAAAGAAGAATGGGCTAACTCTCCTCTATAAGTAACTGCTGCTAAAGATGGAGCTACCATCTACTGGAtcatgggggtacttagtattgaccACATGTTTTTTAATCTACaccttatttttgttaagaaaaaTTGAATCGTTATGTGCTGTGAGGCTGATGGTGTATTTGTCTAATATCCAATAAGCTATGATGATTTTATTATGGTTTTTATGCAAAACACCCAACAACAACGACAACAAAAACATAGATATAGAGAGGGTACTGACGTGTGCACACGACTGTTGGTAACCCTGTCACCATACCTTTGGTCAGAAGTTCACCCAAGTACACGTGTAACTGCATTATCTGGCCCCTCCCAGGTTTAAAAAGCTGCTTCATTTCTAACAAACATCAGGTTCAATGAAACGGCGTTCACAATTAGTCCTCACATTTTTTCAATGAGCTGCTTCTCATCCAGCGCGTCAGGTAGATCTCGTTTGTTGCCGAGGACTAGGACCTAAAAAAGAGAGCGAGTGGGgagaaagaaaacatttaaaaaccagtgTTGATCAATATCTTGTGCAACAATGTATCATCATTACTGATCACATCATTTATAGATCATCTATCTCAGGATTTACAGTTCACTGCCTGTGTGGGATTATGAGCCGCAGGAGGAGAAGACTGGGAACAAAGGACGTCAGACACTGTCCATTATCTCCTGTctactcattaaaaatcattatccattaaaaaaataataataatcgagggcacagctggtagtgcagccgtctcacagctagaaggttctGGGTTCTATTCCTGCCGTCTGTGGGTGCTGAATGcgtgcccaggactgacttaggtaggaacACTGGgtgatgatttaaaaaaaaaaataaaaaaataaaaaatcgggggagaaaaaaaaaaaaaaaagtctggataaaaatatttgggaaaaaataaaaataaaaaaatgactcAAGGCTAAGGACTGCTGAGCGTAACGCCATCAACCCAGAGTGAACTGCTGTGATTGGCAATTTTGAGTTTAATCACCGCTTTTCACTGGAGTAGCTGGATCCTCAAAAATGAACATTATGATTAAGTTAAAGCTGCGACACCAGAAGattgtttcaaatatgtcaGATAGCTTCTCACAGGAATTCCTTGTAGTTGCGGTTTCTCTAAAAGGTTGTGCAGTTCGTTTCTGGACGCTTCTACTTTATCCCGGTCTGCTGCGTCCACCATGTAACTGGGTAGAGGAGAGGAACCAAATGGTaacaattattattaaaaatagttttgaataacaacaccccccccccaaaaaaattgtaaaagatAAACGATTATTTACTTACACAATAGCATTAACTCCTCTACAGTAGCGCTCCCACATGCTTCTGAAGCGGGGCTGTCCACCTATGTCCCATATCTGAGGAAACAACCAACAACCATCATCAACATCCTGTTCTGGGGTTCACACTCTTCAGCGCTAGTGGgataaaactgatttcagtGAAGGCACCTCAGCGTCCCCTCCAGTAACCGCTTACCTTTATTGTCACATTGCCTTTAGTCACCTTCCGCATGTTGAAGCCGACTGTGGGAATCATGTCTTCACTGAACTGCCCCGActgcacaaaacacacaaaaggaCAATTTAAAACTATTTGTCACATGAGAAGAATTATGAATTGTATCTGTGCTAACTAAATTAAGGGATTATTTGATtacaatcattttttttctgagtaACATTTGCCCTTTTCCTTCATGACTCATGATAAGATGATGCCATCAGTACACAATTATGCAGCCCAGGTCCTAAGAGTCCTCCGCCGCTCCCTGAGATCTGGGCTTAAATAAATCCACTGCagccctctctttctctcgtcTTATCTTCAGCAAACCAAACGCAGCTCAGACGGGCCGAGATGAGGCGAGTGACTCAGCTGGTCCAACATATTTAATACTTTATCTCCAAAAGCTCCCCGGTAGTTTGGCAGTATGTTTGGGAATAATTTTCCCTTCAAAACAATGAAACGTAATTTGATCCGTTTTGAGCACAAAGAAGCCTTGTGATACCTTCAGAGTTCATTACTGCTTCCCTCTGTGGAGAAATCACCAGCAACTGCCAGTGTGACTGTCGTCAGTCAAACAACCAAACCACAACAGCAGTTTACACCGGTGCATCCTCAAAGTCAAGCTCCTCATGGAAGTCCTAAAACCCCAAATTGAGGACGTCTTCTGTTGATACACTGGACCAGGAGGGTGCAGGATTTGCTCTATGGACAATTTCCAAAGAACCATCCAACATATTAGTCGTAAAAGCAGATTATTTTCATTGACTAGCTTCATCATCCCCAGCACACCCACAAAACTAGACATAAACACCTTATTATAGGGAAAAAACGTAAACTTGTGGGAACAAGTTTGAGTGTTGTGTGTCGGGGACCACAGATCTGGAATGAGTTGAATGATTgccttaaaaagtcacagtccatCTCCATATTCAAACGGCAGTTAAAGAATCAATTGTtaagctcatatatatatatatatatatatatatatatatatatatatatatatatatatatatatatatatatatatatataaatgtacactccaggatcacaaaatgtttcatgttaagtgtttgtaatgcgatatgttgtatgtaagtggtagtctagtataaagtgcatgttgttttgttttgtgtgtattaagtgcaagtgtatgtatgtattcctgcctactgtatttatgttcattggctcctaccataagcttttgatagcttctccaggagaccaattcacatgtgtgagtgtgaataaatcaaatcaaatcatcaTTTGAGGGGCAAGACAGGAAGTTATAAACACTTGGGGGGGGAAAATGTGCCTAATTTCAGGAAATtgtgatatgggcatgccctactgcccgtCCGTCCCCCGTCGCTGCTTGCGTTCAGGTTAATCAGCATTAAAAGGTAattgtggttctggttgtgttcggggtggtactggttctgtctgaggtggttctggttgtactGAATTCATTCCTATGCTCCCCCATACGAGTGCAtaggttttttcttgccatggtaacaaggatagaatggggccatttggcttTAGatttctcaaaaactgtaaaatacaGCCTAATGAGGCCTAAGTATGTTGTATTTCACAGTGTCCcaagtcttttaacgttggatcgatgtctctacgataacgtGTTGttgagcaacaagcgtccaaaatttcATTGGCATCAACATTAGCATAGTTCAGCGTCCAAATTTTGGCCAAACCAAAACGGGTCCACAAATCCCTCTGGCAGGCCAGTGAGTAACAACAGGTGTTCATAAACACACGCCACCCAAGTCATGAggacttaataaatacatgttttatGAAGTCCACAAAACATCCGGTATCCTTTAGTCGTGATTGCAGCAGATCTCCCCCTTTCCCACCCACAGACCAGCGACGAGTTAACAAGTCAAACTCCTTTCAAACCCACAAACAGAGTTGACGCGCTGCTCATGTTGCCACACTGGCAGCTGAGAAACACCACTGGCATCTATTAAACAACACTGGCAGCTATTAAACATCACTGGCATCTATTAAACAACACTGGCAGCTATTAAACATCACTGGCATCTATTAAACAACACTGGCAGCTATTAAACATCACTGGCATCTATTTAACAACACTGGCATCTATTTAACAACACTGGCAGCTATTTACCAACACTGGCAGCTATTTACCAACAGTGGCAACTATTAAACAACACTGGCAGCTGAGAAACAACACTGGCAGCTATTAAACAACACTGGCAGCTATTTACCAACAGTGGCAACTATTAAACACCACTGGCAGCTATTAAACAACACTGGCAGCTGAGAAACAACACTGGCAGCTATTAAACAACACTGGCAGCTGAGAAACAACACTGGCAGCTGAGAAACAACACTGGCATCTATTTAACAACACTGGCAGCTATTAAACAACACTGGCAGCTATTAAACAACACTGGCAGCTGTGAAACACCACTGGCAGCTATTAAACATCACTGGCAGCTATTAAACAACACTGGCAGCTATTTAACAACACTGGCAGCTATTAAACAACACTGGCAGCTATTAAACAACACTGGCAGCTATTAAACAACACTGGCAGCTATTAAACAACACTGGCAGCTATTAAACAACACTGGCAGCTATTAAACAACACTGGCAGCTGAGGAACAGATAAGAAACACCACTGGCAGCTATTAAACAACACTGGCAGCTATTAAACACCACTGGCAGCTATTAAACAACACTGGCAGCTATTAAACAACACTGGCAGTTATTAAACAACACTGGCAGCTATTAAACAACACTGGCAGAAACACTGACGAGTCATTCACATGACTGATTTCACAAGTCAGCGCAGTCACACCGCGTCATTCCAGCCAAAACCACGAGTTTCTACTGCAGGGACACGTATTCCTACCACTCCACCACTGCGCCTGTGTGTTGACATGCATCTTAAACCCTCCCCAGCACTTCAGCAGCTTTCCTTCACCATGCATGTGACCGTCGGTCCACAGCAGCTCCAGGTGATAGTCTGGGCCCGCTTACTCTGTCTCTGCTAATGCTCGGTACTTACAGCGATCACGTTCACAAACGTGGTCTTCCCGGAGTACTGCAGTCCCACTAGCGTGAGCTCCATCTCCTCCTTCCAGAAGAGGGACCTGAACCAGTCCAACAGCCTGTTAATGAGGGCCAGCATCTTGAGGACAGGAgcggtctggtctggtctggacgCTAGCAGATACCGGAAGTAGCAGCTGCTGCGTCACGTCACGTGACCGCGGTGCGCCCTCACTATCACCTATTACTTTAATAAGTGCACTAATAAACACATAAGAAACTACTTCTAcagtaaaaggaaaataacCCCAAGAGAATTTGTTTGGAACTCCCATTTTTCGGACATTCAATGGAAAACAGCGTGGCTCCTTCCCTATAAATTTGCAATctcaaacaaattaaaagaagtcCATCATATTTACCCCACCAACCAGCTTATATCCAAATTTGTAGACATTGATAGCAGATGTGTATTTTATAAACATGACGAAGAGACCatcatacatttgttttatgaatgtgTGAACATACTTTAAGTTTCTGGAAAAAATTTGAAGAATTTTTTGACATACAAACtaataatgtaattaaattagAAACTAAAGATATCTTACTATATAACGAAaaccaaaattacaaaattcaaCAACTGGTCAACTTAATGATTCTTGTTGCTAAGTTTCACATTCATAAGGCAAAATTCTCCAAATCCTGTCCATCCTTAGTTCCCTTTAAAGttgatttcaaaatgtattttgagacAATACAATTGgttaataacaataaatgtaaTAGCTACCACTGTCAACCCCATAAAAGAAATGTCTACAGATATCTGAATGTATTGccttccttttattatttagtgtAATTGTTAATGTCACGAACTACTTGCACTTTATTGTAGCTTTTTTGTGAAGAGAACAATTTTATATGTTTTGTACTATAATGATGCCTatgtatgtttattttttatattactgAATAATGCCTGCCATTTATTTcaatgttattgtattttctggaattgaaataaagtttcatacaaaaaaaagactACCAcatcaaaaaaattaaaaaaatccactattactttattcatttatttatttattttgtatacattcatttatttatttatttattcatttatttatttatttatttatcttagcCTTTATTGAACCCAGTCAATAACAGAATACAACAAAagagcacactgcaaaaactcaaaatcttaacaagaatatttgtcttatttctagttaaaatgtctcatttttagtcaaaaaatctcattacacaagagtcaagagtcattaccagaaaacaacaagagtcattaccagaaaaataacttcttatttgacaattttcacctgtttcaagtaaattttcacttaaaataagtagaaaatctgccagtggaacaagatttttttgcttgtaatgagaagatacgtcttgtcccactggcagattttttcaaattatttcaagtgaaaattcacttgaaacaggtgaaaattgtcaaataagaagTTATTTTACTGGTAATGActtgtgtaatgagattttttgactaaaaatgagacattttaactggaaataagacaaatattcttgttaagattttgagtttttgcagtgcaggtgCGACGGACAACATATTAACGCAgacatacaaaacaaaacttacGATTAAGGATCAATGTTAGTGCAGAAAAATCAAACGCAACCGTTTAAGAGGGGCAAtagggtgggtgggtgggggtgaCACAGTCAATTAAAATTTAGATTATAAAAAAACGCAACAACAAAAAGATGATCGGTCTATATtgtcctgttttgtttgttgcatttcactgtttttaatttaattttttttattggagATTGATTAATAATACAGTCCAAAGTCTATATGAGATAGTGCAAAGTTAggttaaatgttgatttaaaaaggaaattgtTGTAATTAAGCTTGTTCCTATAACAAATCAAATGATTATAAATCAGTGTTCAGTGAAAAACACTCCCAGACCTCCCCCCACAGGTTttcttattacttttttttaatttactttacaaatttattttattccatttttattctatttttgtattttttagttattgcattctctgttttactctctttTTTGCTATTGTATGGCAGCATCAGGGTGGACAGCAAGGAAAGAATTGCACAGcacagagaacagagagctTTTCTGTTGACAATAAACATCCTGAATCTTGAATCTTCTGCGGTGTcagtttgaagcctcttttccccaagcaccaaccatcttGCATGAGGAACTTACACAAGGAACTACGTTTTTTTGCAGTTCTTTGACTGGCCACAAGGTCTTCCTTAACTGTCATGTCAATCAGGAGTTTGTACTAACTGAACTTTGGCTATACGCAGCAGTAATTTTTGATGTCGCTGTAGAATCAACGTGTAAAATGGTATATTTGGCTGTTctggcagctctgcagcaaTTCTAGCAGAGATCGACTGAAGAGCTGGTAGCCAAAGCTAACTTTATTGACATACATTGGGGATATTCCCGTAAGCTTCCTGAACAACACGGCCGCACACCATCCAACgaaaaatgggcttcaaaatggctcttcagaaaccaaggggtcacatgacccagtgcTTCGTCCATTGGTTTTTACCATTGTATGTATGAAACAATGGACAAAGCattgggtcacatgacccatttggtttctgaagagcggTTTTGAATCCCATTTTTCTTCGTAGGGggcgcagccatgttgctcagcaAGCCAACAGGAACACCCTCACCTCCCAACACCCCCACctctgtcaatcaaagttagctttgctcccagctccttcagccaaacccAACTGAATTATTGACTCGACGGAGAAATCAAAAATGGCCGTCGCTTCCTAGCTGATGATGGGTTAATACAAATGGGTGGTTATTTCGCTAGGCGTGGTAGCATGACgattacggatgaggaagtgatgacggctagccattggctgagccgactgtcaatcaattacattagaaagaaatgtattgctttatataaactctcctggctgtcatggatgtgaaatcaaacaactGAGACCCAAactgttttttgaacc
This genomic window from Cololabis saira isolate AMF1-May2022 chromosome 8, fColSai1.1, whole genome shotgun sequence contains:
- the LOC133448912 gene encoding ADP-ribosylation factor-like protein 8B is translated as MLALINRLLDWFRSLFWKEEMELTLVGLQYSGKTTFVNVIASGQFSEDMIPTVGFNMRKVTKGNVTIKIWDIGGQPRFRSMWERYCRGVNAIVYMVDAADRDKVEASRNELHNLLEKPQLQGIPVLVLGNKRDLPDALDEKQLIEKMNLSAIQDREICCYSVSCKEKDNIDITLQWLIQHSKSRRS